A segment of the Chlorocebus sabaeus isolate Y175 chromosome 15, mChlSab1.0.hap1, whole genome shotgun sequence genome:
CTATAGGaaaattttgtttgctttcatCTGAAATATAATGTTCCTCATGTTAAATCTTGTTCTTCCCTGGCAATTGCCTTCTTCCCTGGGAATTCTCATTGTTTCAGTGATTGGCATTCTGTGCCAGGAGCAGCAGGATCTAGACGCAACCCCTGGCCTTTTAGTAACACATGTAGATCTGGCCCCGCCCGCCTGCCGGTTGTCTGTACTGATCTGAGTATAGTCAAGTACCTGCGCATGCCCAGAACGCACCAAGCATTCTGCCCTCTGGCAGCCTCCTTCCGACCATCCAGATACCacctccttcaagaagccctccCTTTGGGGAGGTAGCCCCGCCCTTTGGGAGCACAAAACCCTTTTTGCTCCCAAAGCCCTACGGCTTTATCATGTGCTGATGCTACTCTCTGCTTGTTCGCTGGCTGGGCAGGCCGGTGAACACTTTGCAGGAGGGGGCTTTGTCATAATCTTCTTTGTAGCCCCAGCCCTAGCTCAGCAGCGGAGCCCCTCAAACCTCGGGAACTCCTCCCTGCAAAGGAGCCAGGACGCCCTCCCTCAGGCTGCCTTTAACCAGGGCAGAGTGACAGAGGACCTCCACAGAGTTAGCGGTCACTGCCTTAGCAGTTAGGCCTCGGGGCCCGGGCAGGCACAGCTGGCGGGACTCGGCGCAGGCTGGCGCTGGGGCTTGTGTATCCACCTCACAGCTGCAGGCGGACTGTAAGCGCGCGCGCGGTCGCCATGGCAGCGCAGCCGCCGCGGCCAGTGGGTGAGAGGAGCATGGGGAGCCCCCGGGAGGCCGTCCGTGCGCCGGCCAGGTCCCCGGCTTGGGCCCCCACTCAGGCCCGTACTCCGGGCGCGGCCCTGGTGGGCCAGCGCGGTAAGAAGTAGGGAGTCCGTCTGCGCGGCCTGGCCCGGACGAAACGCGCTAGGGGCGCCGGGTGCCACGGCCGGAGTCCTTCTAGCAGCCCGCCAGCCCAAGGCGGCGCGGAGGGAGAGTGCCCCTGGGAACCCCATCTGTGACCAGAGGTTTGGGGCGCCCCGAAACGAGGGCAGGAGAGGAGTCCCCGCCGTTTGTGCGATAGGTTGTGCAGATGGTGTCTGTCGCCGTGCTCTCGGGATCTCCAGGGTCTCCCTCCGGGAGGGTGTGGCTGGGGGGCTCTTCTCAGACCCCTTTTTGTGAAAGTCCCAGAGAGCAGGTCACAGGTGGGCATGAGGGTCTTGATACCGTTTCTGACTTTGCACCTCTGTACTGtctccattttaaatatttctgcgCCCATGAATGATCTTTAGCGAGTTAAGCATACCCTGAAGGGCCACCCCTTACACGCCATTTCCGTTTTATATGCTTGTTTTAAAGTATGTTTGTGGATACGGAACTGTTCGGAGGCTGGCTTAATAGTACTCACTGAATCCAGGAGATGGGCAGTGTTAGGCTCTGCCTTTAGCATGAGAGGAAATTAAAGCTGGGATAACAATTTGTTCAAATGTGCACACTGCGGATTCTGGGTGGGGCACCCACGTTCTGACTCATGCTCATCTCTTGGATTTCCCAGTGCTTGGCTAAGTATAGAAAAGCATGTTTTGGAGGGATCTGCCTCCTAAATAAGTCCTTTCTCTGGAAATTGTAAAACGTGCTGCCAGAGTCGtggatgaaaaaatgaaatttgggttaggttctttacatttttctgcgTAGCTGGGTTATTTCCTAGTTTTTACTTTACTATACAGTATAGGAAATAAATTCATTGGTGCCATAAAATCCTGGCATACAAAATACATAGGTGAATTTTAAGTCAAAGGAAGGGTAGCAGAAACTTTTAAATACTGTAAATCTGTGGCTAGcttgtttaataataatatttccaTAATTTTGTTTAGCTGTATTTAGCTCGTAGGCTAAGATTCCTTCATGCCTTCGCGAAAATGAATTGTAGTCTGACACATTTCTGTGCCTTGTGGTGTGGGCAGCGCTGAATCTCGGAGATTCTCAGGGCAATCTTTCTCTTAATGCCAAGGAAGAGAGTAGGGAAGAAAGAAGCCTACTGGGAGCCCAGCTCCATCTTCTATTTGGGATCTACTTGCTTTGTTTCCTGGGGAGGATGCTAAAGCAGCATTTTCTAGATTGCATTCcaagtgaggggtgtgtgtgtgtgtgtgtgtgtttgagatggagtctcctctgtcgcccaggctggagtgcagtggcgcgatctccgcttactgcaatcttgcaacctccaccgcccgcgttcaagcgattctgtcgcctcaacctcccaagtagctgggactacaggcacgcgccaccacgccggctaatttttgtattttttggtagagatagggtttcaccatgttggccaggctggtctcgaactcctggcctcaagtgatccacctgcctcggcctcccaaagtgctgagattacacgcatgagccaccgcacccggccagaaatgCAGCATTCTTATCTTCCCTATTCTCAAGCTTAACAGTTTGAAGAGTGTGCACATGTTTTAAATACTCTGAGAAGTGTTGTGTCTCTgtatagttttgtttattttagcacTTCTCAAACTTACTTGATGATAAAACCTATTCTGTTTGGAACACCTTTGATCATCCTGTAGAACATGAATATTCCACAAAATACAATTTGGGAAATATTGTGCTACAATATcatttaaatacatgaaaattttccaaaataggTGAAGCTTTTTCAATATGTACATCTATCCACATGACAGAAATTATGCTATTTAAAATTGTCAGAGATTATCTAGTGACATGGGAAAACTGCTTACAATATAACGTTAACTGAAAAAAacaacatataaaattatatccaaAGATtccaattttgtttaaaaaatacttaatatgcatatgaaagaaaaactataagaagTATGTATGCCTAGACCTCAATTGTGGTTGTTCTTTGGCAGTGGGATTGCAGAgtaacatgtattttcttttaatactagAAATTtccggtcgggtgcggtggctcacctgtaatcccagcactttgggaggctgaggcgggctgatcacttgagggcaggagtttgagaccagcctggccaacatggtgaaactgcgtctttatagccgggtgtggtggtgtgtgcctgtagtcccagctacttgggaggctgaggcaggagaattgcgtgaacccgggaggcagaggttgcagtgagctgagattgcgctcctgctctccagcctgggcggcagattGAGaactggtctcaaaaaaaaaataaataaataaataaatttccaaaTTGTCTGGAATaagtatattaaatttatttttaaaaaggttattaaaaactataagaaaattttgtttgctttcatCTGAAATATAATGTTCCTCATGTTAAATCTTGTTCTGCAGATCCATTTAGCAAACTCATTATTCTTCAGAGTGCAAAGGACACTCAGTAAACAACATTTCTGTGATATAGAGACTTAGAAGAGAAGCCAGCTCCTAAAAAGCTAAGCTGGTTGAGCAATGAGATCTCTGtgcacaaatttttaaaagacatccaCAAAAGGTAGAAGTATAGAAACAAAAACAGTGGCCTGTGCTTCTAAGAAAAGTAACAGCATAACTTCCACCCCAGAAGACGTAGGCCTTGCAGAAGATGCTTTTGAGGTATTACTGAAAAAGTAAGGTCATTAAGGAAAGCTGCATGTATAACAGAAAGGAGATCTCAATTCCTGCTTTGTTTCTATCTTCTTAAGAACTTAGGGAAAAGTCACCTTTAGAAAGAGGAGATGGAAGGCTGGGTAGGAGAAGAGCTTCTGTGAGTCAGGCCTCGATTTGGTATGAAGAACTGACAGTTACATTCAAACTTGGGATGATGTAGAGGGTATCCAAGAAGCTTGTGGGAGTAGGTGATTTTTCAGATCCCTTTTGAGTTAGGTTATtagataaaattgtttttatatgaaGCTATTTTAAGAAACCTTTTCCTCTGATGGATGCTGAgatactgaaaaaaagaaagaaagaaagaaagaaagagaaagaaagaaagaaagaaagaaagaaatgctgagTCACTGCAACCCAATAGTGCACAGTGGAAAGAGGTTTTGGAATCAGTTTGATTCTGCACTCTGCCCTTATTAGCTGCATGGTTTAGGACAAAATATATAATGTCGTTGGAAGTCATTTTCCTCAGCTACCAGGCCTGGCACATAATGGAGCTTAGTTCTCCCTTAATGTCACTTCCAATGTAGGGTGCTCACTTAAGCCAGTGTCTGCCAAGCCTCAGTGGGTGGTTCAGTGGCCCTAGTTCTCCAAACAGCATTTTAATTATCTAtcccattatttttctcttctctttttctaaccttatttctgtttccttttcttccctaccCCCACTATACACACGTACAACTCATATCTTTGAAAGGAGTATAGTTTTTATGGTATTCAAAAAGTTTCTAGAATAATTTATATGTGATGGAGGATGCATATATTTTTCAGAATCTCCAGAATCTGGTCTCCAGGAACATTATTCTAATCTGTGTATGGAAAAATCCCagaaaattaatccttttatATTGCGTATGCTCCAAGAAGtggatgaagaaattaaaaaggggtaagaaagacaaatacttgATTACATTAATAGTGTTTGCTTATATTCATGTGTGTGAAAATCCTAACATATTGAGTGATTTTACAGCCATTTGAAAATGCTTGGTAAAATGGATATACCGTTTGATTCAGGTAAGTAAGCAGATGAACAACCCTGTTAGTAGGTCTTAGAGGTGGTATAGCATTCAGGAAAGAGCACTAGACCGGGAGTACCCAAGCTTGGGCTCCAGAGTGATCTTTAACTTCTGTGGGCGGGGTgaatcttttttgtgtgtgtgtgggcggggtgaatcttttttttttttttttttcctgagacgagTGTGTCCCTCTGTCcaccaggttagagtgcagtggcatgatcttggctcactgcaaactctgcctcctgggttcaagcagttctcctctctcagcctcctgagtagctgggattataggcgcccgccaccatgcccggctaatttttgtatttttagtagagacagggtttcaccatgttggccaggctggtcttgaactcctgacctcacgtgatccgcccgccttggcctcccaaagtgctgagattaacaGGCGTGACCACCGCGCTTGACCTGAGCTGGGTGAGTCTAAGAAAATCACTGAAGTTTTCAGTGTTGTTATCTATAAAGTGGGGatactgtttgtgggagtgtgagtgtgagtgtgtgtgagagagaaattaTATGGAATCTTTTAAAGCACTTTGCAGTCTGCAGAATGTTCAGTAGTTTTAAGTTACCTGTTATAAACATACTATATAAGTCTACTTACTATATGCTTGCTTCCAGTAACTGTTATCTGTGATATGACTATTTATACATGAAGGAAACATACTTTAATTCTTTACTGGGTTTctatttcaaaatctttttttttttttttttttttttttgtattttaacaggCTAGCAGCAGGAATCACATTAAACATTGCTGGTAACAATCGCTTAGTGCCAGTAGAAAGAGTTACAGGTGAAGATTTTTGGAttctttccagaattttaaagaattgtCTGTATATTAATGGTATGTTTCCATAAGAATCAATACCTCCTGCTTTTCATTGATCTGATTTAAGTATTCTTTATAAGGAATATCAGCTCCATTCATCTGTGCTTCAGGTTTGGATGTTGGATATAACCTTCTAAGTGATGTTGGTGCATACTATGCTGCGAAACTGGTTCAGGTATTATTTTACTACAAAATGTCTTTAGTTCCATTTACAGTGAAACCAATTAGTCTAatgacacacacataaaatactaGTTTTACCCGATGTCAAGGGTCCCGACTCTGTGCTAGAACACTTGAAATATACTGGAAACTCACTGTGAATTTGGTCTCAATGGAGCCAGTAGCTAGAGCTCCTGAGTTCTTTTGCAAACTTGTACACCAGGATTAAATATATACACCACATCCATCTTTCAGATTGATCAAAACgaaagtttttctttcatttatattgtaattatattttgtttacgtaagaatgattttttttttccttaatggtAGTTGTTTTTGCTAGGATAGTTTTTCTTGGTTATAAAGATTTTCTTTGGAGGAAAACACTTATTCAAATAAAGTATATactgtgtgtatttatgtgtgtgtgtatatatatatactgtgtgtatgtatgtaaaacTGATCAatttccaataataataataatgtgtaatAGCTTATTTTCTCTCATAGAAACAACTCAATCTCATTTACTTAAACCTCATGTTTAATGATATTGGGCCTGAAGGTGGAGAATTGATTGCTAAAGTGCTACATGTAAGCATTTATGTATTTCAAACtaacattttatttggaaattctAACTTCTGATAGCTTGGAACCAACAGCGTCCGATGTTGaagtgaatttattttaatattgtaggaatacatatttttattatactttatttaaGTGTAGACATTGCATGAACACTTTTGAAGTCATAGTTTTACTAAGATTTAATTCTCATACATAAAATCTACCCTTTGAAAGTCTTCAGTGGTGTTTTAAGTATTAATATATTCAGAGCTTTGCAAATATCACTACtatcactatttttaaaacatacttatCACCCTAAAAAGAAAAGCCCTAAACTCATAAGCAATCCCTCTCCATCTTTTCCACCCCCTactctccagcccctggcagtCACTAACCTACttcatctctctatatatttgcctactgtggacatttcatatattccatataaacagaatcatacaatatgtggcctttgtgactggcttaatgttttcaaggttcatcttgAAAACCCAGTCACaaagatttatgttttttaaagagttttatagttttagctctttaattctttgatccattttaatttttgaatatggtatgaggtaggagtccaactttattcttttgcatgtgtataTCCACGTGTCctaacaccatttgttaaaagaCTTCTTTCTCCCATTGAATTGTCTTCACAGCTTTGTCCAAAAATCAGTAACCATCATTACAGGGGTTTATTTCtgtatgaataaagatctctgtgacatgaataagtttaaggaaaagtgctgtgccttgataggCATATGCAAATATcttcataaacctttttagtgcataaagagcagcattgtgCTAGCAAGTCCCAACTTTcaccctaaggcggttttctcctttctcagtaaacagaacatacaatcgggttttacacagacatgttccattgcccagggatgggcaggagacagattcttttctctatctcaactgccaagcagcttctttcctcttacactagtcctcctcagcacagacccttcacgggtgtcaggatgggggacgatcaggtctttctcTTCCCACGAGGCcgtatttcagactatcacatggggtaaaaccttggacaatacctagctttcctaggcagaggtccctgcgacctttgtcagtgtacgtgtccctgggtacttgagattaagagaatggtgatgacttttaaccagcatactgccttcaggcacttgtttaacaaagcacatcctgcacagccccaaatccattaaaccttgagtcaccacagcacatgtctcttgcaaggacagggttgggggtagggtcacagattaacagcatctcaaatacagaacaaaatggagtctcttatgtctacttctttctatatagacacagtagcagtctgatctttcttttccctacataTGTCCTAATGTTTACTCATTAGAATGATGAAATGTCTgtaattttgtgaaatatttatcaCATTATATTACTTTAAAAGTGATATaggaggaatggggagtgactggtTAATGGAATAGGACTGGCTtcggggatgatgaaaatgttttggaattagcTACAGGTGATGACTGCACAatactgtgaatgtactaaatgctactgaattgtGTACTTAAAAATGGTCAGTTTTATGCTATGTGAACttcacctcaatttaaaaaagtgAAGTGCTATAATTTTCTTAAGATAAATTTACAGATTTTTCCAGTGAAAGGAAAGTTTATTAATATATGGTTTATTTACTGGTTATTGCTTGGGCATCTGTTTCTTGGGCATTATTTCTACTCAACTGTTAAACTAGATTTTTATCTATTATGGTAGATTGAATGTTACCTTTAAGGAATATATCctgttctggctgggcgcggtggctcatgcctgtaatcccagcactttgggaggccgaggtgggtggatcatgaggtcaggagatcgagaccatcctggctaatatggtgaaaccctgtctctactaaaaatattttttaaaaaattagccaggcgtggtggcgggcgcctgtagtcctaactactcgggaggctgagacaggagaagggcgtgaacccgggaggcggagtttgcagtgagctgagatcgcaccactacactccagcttgggcgacagagcgagactcaaaaaaaaaaaaaaaaaaaaggaatatacccTGGTCTGTCTCCATGAAAATTGGAGGCTGCAAATAGTAATAGTCTCCTAATTCATGTAATGTATAGAATTCTGtggattaaaaatttttaaataaaatttttttttccttttcagaagaATCAGACTCTGAAATACCTAAGAATGACtggaaacaaaattgaaaataaaggtGGAATGTTTTTTGCTGCAATGCTGCAAATTAATTCATCGTTAGAGAAATTAGATCTGGGTGACTGTGACCTGGTGAGTAAAATGGTTATGAGAAAATCATCCAGATAAGCTAAATGAGAGTCTTATCAATGACTAATTTTGCTTCTTATGTCTAATATCAGAGAAAAGGTATTTTTCCCCTAGACATAATAGTGCAGATTAATAAAATCAGACTAtagtaaataacagaaaaatacttaataaaaatattcctaaacTTCCATCTACATAGCTCATCTTAAACTGTATGGAATTTTTAGAAAAAGATCATGTTCactttaattaaacaaatattactttattcatataatttttttacttttgaaaatacatgttaggctgggtgcagtggctcacacctaaaatcccagcactttgggaggctgaggcaggtgga
Coding sequences within it:
- the LRRC34 gene encoding leucine-rich repeat-containing protein 34 isoform X3, yielding MAAQPPRPVGERSMGSPREAVRAPARSPAWAPTQARTPGAALVGQRESPESGLQEHYSNLCMEKSQKINPFILRMLQEVDEEIKKGLAAGITLNIAGNNRLVPVERVTGEDFWILSRILKNCLYINGLDVGYNLLSDVGAYYAAKLVQKQLNLIYLNLMFNDIGPEGGELIAKVLHKNQTLKYLRMTGNKIENKGGMFFAAMLQINSSLEKLDLGDCDLEESTVHIGRMLKENHCLVVLHMCKHDIKNSGIQQLCDALYLNSSLRYLDVSCNKITHDGMVYLADVLKSNTTLEVIDLSFNRIENAGANYLSETLTSHNRSLKALSVVSNNIEGEGLVALSQSMKTNLTFSHIYIWGNKFDEATCVAYSDLIQMGRLKPDNTDVEPFVVDGRVYLAEVSNGLKKHYYWTSTSGESYDHSSNAGFALVPVGQQP